A genomic window from bacterium includes:
- a CDS encoding MBL fold metallo-hydrolase, with product MHLSFHGAVGTVTGANFLLETPEKKLLVDCGLFQGCKFSEDKNRESFGYDPATIDVLFVTHAHIDHVGRIPKLVRDGFRGVIYSTVATREIAAVMMSDSCGVLEKEARRAGTEPFYNEQDVSRTMALWRDMKLHDPLDLGGGLSVRLLDSGHILGSAMIEISYHGRRVVFTGDLGNSPAPLLSAPEPLSEADYLVMESVYGDRVHEAPEDRRHKLEMVIEDTVRAGGALLIPAFSLERTQVLLYHLNELVEHGRIPALPVFVDSPLAIKVTDIYKRHTAELRGEARREIEGGDDIFAFPRLKFTLSTEESKAINSAPNPKIIIAGSGMSQGGRIIHHERRHLPDPHSTLLLVGYQAAGSLGRLLQSGARKVTILGDEVPVRARVETISGYSAHMDSEGLLNFVAGGVDTLKQVFVTMGEPKASLFLVQRLRDYLGVNAMVPEEGKSYALP from the coding sequence ATGCACCTTTCCTTCCACGGCGCCGTCGGTACGGTGACCGGCGCGAACTTTTTGCTTGAGACGCCGGAGAAGAAATTGCTCGTTGACTGCGGGCTTTTTCAGGGCTGCAAGTTTAGCGAGGATAAAAATCGCGAATCGTTCGGGTATGATCCGGCGACGATTGACGTGCTGTTCGTGACCCATGCACACATTGACCATGTGGGTCGCATCCCGAAGTTGGTGCGCGACGGCTTTCGCGGCGTGATTTACTCGACCGTAGCGACGCGCGAGATCGCGGCGGTGATGATGAGCGACAGCTGCGGCGTGCTTGAGAAAGAAGCGAGACGCGCGGGCACTGAGCCGTTCTACAATGAGCAAGACGTTTCGCGCACTATGGCGCTCTGGCGCGATATGAAGTTGCACGATCCGCTTGACCTCGGGGGTGGGCTCTCGGTGCGGCTCCTCGACTCCGGTCACATTCTTGGCTCGGCGATGATAGAAATTTCGTACCACGGCCGCCGCGTGGTGTTCACCGGCGACCTCGGGAACAGCCCGGCGCCGCTCCTCTCCGCCCCGGAGCCGCTCTCCGAGGCAGACTATCTCGTGATGGAGAGCGTCTACGGCGACAGGGTACATGAAGCGCCGGAGGACCGCAGACATAAGCTCGAGATGGTCATCGAAGACACGGTGCGCGCGGGTGGCGCGCTCTTGATCCCGGCGTTTTCACTTGAGCGCACGCAGGTGCTCTTGTATCATTTGAATGAGCTTGTCGAGCACGGGCGGATACCGGCGCTCCCGGTGTTCGTAGACTCTCCCCTTGCGATCAAGGTAACCGATATTTATAAGCGCCACACTGCTGAGCTCCGGGGAGAGGCGCGACGCGAGATCGAGGGCGGGGACGATATTTTTGCGTTTCCGCGTTTGAAGTTTACACTCTCGACCGAAGAGTCGAAGGCGATTAACAGCGCGCCGAACCCGAAAATTATCATCGCGGGCTCCGGCATGTCGCAGGGCGGCCGCATCATCCACCACGAGCGGCGTCATCTTCCTGATCCGCACTCAACGCTTCTTCTCGTGGGCTACCAGGCGGCGGGGAGCCTCGGAAGGCTGCTTCAGAGCGGAGCGCGAAAAGTAACGATTCTCGGGGACGAGGTCCCCGTTCGTGCGCGGGTCGAGACCATCAGTGGCTACTCGGCGCATATGGACTCGGAGGGACTGCTCAATTTCGTCGCAGGCGGCGTGGATACCCTGAAGCAGGTATTCGTCACTATGGGAGAGCCCAAGGCGTCGCTGTTTTTGGTCCAGCGGCTTCGAGATTATCTTGGAGTGAACGCCATGGTGCCGGAGGAGGGGAAGAGCTATGCACTTCCCTAA
- a CDS encoding F0F1 ATP synthase subunit beta: MDNSRYIGTIRAVRGQVVEIEAIGSYLPAPRELLVSPENPELALETYSYGRARTISCLLLSSRATLRRRARVLGTGSGISVPVGRAVLGRVLSLFGETIDDGVAIAPEVPRRSIYETALLPLESHISFSGEDLFETGIKALDFFTPFLRGARVGLIGGAGVGKTVLMTELLRAIAKGHRGVAVFAGVGERIREGHELWRALERTGTLSSTALLMGQMNENAVVRFRVAWAAARVAEYFRDDLETDVLFFVDNIYRFAQAGSEVSTLLEEIPSEFGYQATLESEIAHFEGRLASTPRAAITSVQTVYVPADELGDPGVRAVLPHLDATVVLSRATAQRGFYPPLDLLRSTSTILTENIIGGEHYRTVTEALETLSRHARLARIVAIIGEAELSQDDRTAFNRAEKIIAYMTQPLYATEIFSGKRGVSVPRERVVIDVAAILSGKYDEVAAERMRYVGDLKSAGIG; the protein is encoded by the coding sequence ATGGATAATTCCCGTTACATCGGTACCATCCGCGCCGTGCGCGGCCAGGTCGTGGAAATTGAGGCGATCGGCAGTTATCTGCCGGCGCCGCGCGAGCTCTTGGTCTCTCCGGAGAATCCCGAGCTTGCGCTCGAGACGTATTCCTATGGGCGAGCTCGCACGATTTCCTGTCTTCTCCTCTCCTCGAGAGCGACGCTCCGGAGGAGAGCGCGCGTCCTCGGCACCGGAAGCGGCATCTCAGTTCCGGTCGGTCGCGCGGTACTCGGCCGCGTCCTGTCCCTCTTCGGCGAGACTATAGACGACGGGGTGGCTATCGCTCCGGAAGTTCCTCGTCGTTCAATCTACGAGACTGCGCTCCTCCCGCTCGAGTCGCACATATCATTCAGCGGCGAGGATCTGTTTGAGACCGGCATCAAGGCGCTCGACTTTTTTACGCCGTTTCTGCGTGGCGCGCGCGTGGGGCTCATCGGGGGCGCCGGGGTCGGGAAGACTGTACTCATGACGGAGCTCCTGCGTGCCATAGCGAAAGGACATCGCGGCGTTGCGGTATTTGCGGGGGTCGGCGAACGCATCCGCGAGGGGCATGAGCTCTGGAGAGCTCTCGAGCGCACCGGTACCCTCTCCTCCACCGCGCTTCTAATGGGGCAGATGAATGAGAATGCCGTAGTGCGTTTCAGGGTCGCGTGGGCGGCGGCGCGGGTCGCGGAATACTTCCGGGATGATCTCGAGACGGACGTGCTGTTTTTCGTTGACAATATTTATCGCTTCGCGCAGGCGGGTTCTGAAGTGTCGACCCTGCTTGAGGAGATCCCCTCGGAGTTCGGTTACCAGGCGACGCTCGAGAGCGAGATCGCGCACTTTGAAGGGCGTCTCGCGAGCACGCCGCGCGCCGCGATTACCTCGGTGCAGACCGTCTATGTACCGGCGGACGAGCTCGGGGATCCGGGCGTCAGAGCGGTGCTGCCGCATCTTGACGCGACGGTCGTGCTCTCCCGCGCCACGGCACAGCGCGGCTTTTACCCGCCGCTTGATCTTCTACGTTCCACCTCGACAATTCTCACGGAGAATATAATTGGGGGTGAGCACTATCGCACCGTCACCGAGGCGCTCGAGACGCTCTCGCGCCACGCGCGGCTCGCGCGCATTGTCGCGATTATCGGCGAGGCGGAGCTCTCACAGGACGATCGCACGGCGTTCAACCGCGCCGAAAAGATTATCGCCTACATGACGCAACCGCTCTATGCGACTGAAATTTTCAGCGGCAAACGAGGTGTTTCCGTTCCTCGCGAGCGGGTCGTGATCGACGTGGCGGCAATCCTCTCGGGGAAGTATGATGAAGTGGCTGCGGAGAGGATGCGGTATGTGGGGGACTTGAAGAGCGCGGGGATTGGGTAG